A section of the Citrus sinensis cultivar Valencia sweet orange chromosome 8, DVS_A1.0, whole genome shotgun sequence genome encodes:
- the LOC102617520 gene encoding kinesin-like protein KIN-7D, mitochondrial isoform X2, producing the protein MASSSRARSSSPFSYRKPVTPYSSTSSTSSSFMNNRLMPRSCSTSASSYFNSGNGLGSRSMTPSRSCSDSMYNSPRGYSARAAPPVIFPSEELMAEPLDAPQRSGDSISVTIRFRPLSEREFQRGDEIAWYADGDKIVRNEYNPATAYAFDRVFGPHANSQEVYDVAARPVVKAAMEGVNGTVFAYGVTSSGKTHTMHGDHNSPGIIPLAIKDVFSIIQDTPGREFLLRVSYLEIYNEVINDLLDPTGQNLRVREDAQGTYVEGIKEEVVLSPGHALSFIAAGEEHRHVGSNNFNLLSSRSHTIFTLMIESSDHGDEYDGVIFSQLNLIDLAGSESSKTETTGLRRKEGSYINKSLLTLGTVIGKLSEGKASHVPYRDSKLTRLLQSSLSGHGHVSLICTVTPASSSMEETHNTLKFASRAKRVEIYASRNKIIDEKSLIKKYQREISSLKEELDQLKRGILVGVSHEELMTLRQKLEEGQVKMQSRLEEEEEAKAALMSRIQRLTKLILVSTKNTIPGLSDVPNHQRSHSVGEDDLDLLREGSLLLDGENQKDSTSSASGLASDLPSDFKHRRSSSKWNEEFSPTSSTVTESTQAGELISGSKHPGGMTSDQMDLLVEQVKMLAGEIAFSSSNLKRLVDQSVNDPDGSKVQIQNLEREIQEKRRQMRILEQRIIENGEASMANASMVDMQQTVTRLMSQCNEKAFELEIKSADNRILQEQLQNKCSENKKLQEKVNLLEQQLACQNGDKSAGSSGQGTSDEYVDELRKKVQSQETENEKLKLEHVQLSEENSGLHVQNQKLAEEASYAKELASAAAVELKNLAGEVTKISLQNAKLEKELLAARESMHSRGAAMQTVNGVNRKYSDGMKAGRKGRLSGRSTEISGVVSDDFDSWNLDPDDLKLELQARKQREAALEAALAEKEFLEDEYRKKVEESKRREEALENDLANMWVLVAKLKKEVGSVPELSTVERQRNGEDCVCDPKANETDCNTVLKDRHFLEVSKPADENSVERQVLDVPKPADETPKEEPLVARLKARMQEMKEKEQKYQGNGDPNSHMCKVCFESPTAAILLPCRHFCLCKSCSLACSECPICRTKISDRLFAFT; encoded by the exons ATGGCGTCCTCGTCGAGAGCTCGTAGCAGTTCACCGTTCTCGTACCGGAAGCCGGTGACCCCGTATTCGTCAACGTCGTCGACTTCTTCTTCGTTCATGAACAATCGACTTATGCCGCGCTCGTGCTCTACCTCGGCTTCCTCGTACTTCAACTCTGGGAACGGACTCGGTTCCCGATCCATGACGCCAAGTCGGTCTTGCTCCGACTCAATGTACAACAGTCCCCGCGGTTATAGCGCACGCGCAGCACCGCCGGTCATTTTTCCGTCCGAGGAGTTGATGGCCGAGCCGTTAGATGCACCACAAAGGTCCGGCGATAGCATCTCCGTCACTATTCGGTTCCGGCCATTGAG tgagAGGGAGTTTCAAAGAGGAGATGAGATCGCGTGGTACGCAGATGGAGATAAGATTGTGAGAAACGAGTATAATCCAGCTACTGCTTACGCATttg ATAGAGTGTTTGGACCGCATGCAAATTCACAAGAGGTGTATGATGTAGCTGCTAGGCCTGTAGTAAAGGCTGCAATGGAAGGTGTCAATG GGACTGTTTTTGCCTATGGTGTTACGAGTAGTGGGAAGACACACACTATGCAT GGAGATCACAATTCTCCTGGAATTATACCATTGGCTATAAAGGATGTGTTCAGCATTATCCAAGAT ACTCCAGGAAGAGAGTTCTTACTCCGTGTGTCATATCTTGAAATCTACAATGAG GTGATAAATGACTTGCTTGATCCAACAGGTCAAAATTTGCGCGTTAGAGAAGATGCTCAG GGCACTTATGTTGAGGGTATAAAAGAAGAAGTGGTATTGTCTCCTGGGCATGCACTTTCTTTTATTGCTGCTGGGGAAG AGCATCGTCATGTTggctcaaataattttaatctgTTGAGTAGCCGAAGTCATACCATTTTTACACTG ATGATTGAAAGTAGTGACCATGGTGATGAATATGATGGAGTCATCTTCTCTCAACTT AATTTGATCGATCTTGCTGGATCAGAGAGTTCAAAAACTGAGACTACTGGgttaagaagaaaagaaggatCTTACATAAACAAAAGTCTTCTAACTCTTGGAACA GTCATAGGAAAGTTGAGTGAAGGGAAGGCATCTCATGTTCCCTATCGAGATTCCAAGCTTACTCGTCTTTTGCAATCTTCACTGAGTGGGCATGGACATGTTTCG CTTATATGTACAGTTACTCCTGCATCTAGTAGTATGGAAGAAACTCATAATACACTGAAGTTTGCGAGCAGGGCTAAGCGAGTGGAAATATATGCCTCAAGGAATAAG ATTATTGATGAGAAATCACTGATTAAGAAGTATCAAAGAGAAATTTCAAGCCTCAAAGAAGAACTTGATCAACTGAAGAGGGGCATCCTTGTTGGTGTTAGTCATGAGGAGCTTATGACCTTAAGACAAaag TTAGAAGAAGGTCAAGTGAAAATGCAATCACGGTTGGAGGAGGAAGAGGAAGCCAAAGCTGCTCTTATGAGCAGAATCCAAAGGCTAACAAAGCTCATACTTGTTTCTACCAAGAATACTATTCCTGGATTAAGTGATGTGCCTAATCACCAAAGGAGTCATTCTGTTGGTGAGGATGAT TTGGATTTATTGCGGGAGGGTTCTTTGCTTTTAGATGGTGAGAATCAGAAGGACTCTACATCTTCTGCTTCAGGTCTTGCTTCAGATCTGCCTTCTGATTTTAAACACAGAAGATCCTCCAGCAAATGGAATGAAGAATTCTCACCCACGAGCAGTACGGTTACTGAATCAACTCAAGCGGGTGAACTTATTAGTGGTTCCAAACATCCG GGTGGGATGACATCTGATCAAATGGACCTTCTTGTCGAGCAAGTTAAAATGCTTGCTGGAGAGATAGCATTCAGTAGCAGTAACCTGAAACGCCTGGTAGATCAGTCAGTAAATGATCCTGATGGCTCAAAAGTTCAA ATTCAGAATTTGGAACGAGAGATCCAAGAAAAGCGGAGGCAAATGAGGATTCTAGAACAACGCATTATTGAGAATGGAGAGGCGTCTATGGCTAATGCATCGATGGTTGATATGCAGCAG ACAGTTACTAGGCTGATGAGCCAATGCAATGAAAAGGCTTTTGAGTTGGAG ATAAAATCAGCTGATAACCGTATTCTTCAAGAACAACTGCAGAACAAG TGTTCTGAGAACAAGAAATTGCAAGAAAAGGTGAATCTACTGGAGCAGCAGTTGGCTTGTCAAAATGGCGATAAATCAGCAGGTTCTTCTGGACAGGGTACCTCTGACGAATATGTTGATGaattgagaaagaaagttCAATCACAG GAGACGGAGAATGAAAAACTGAAACTTGAACATGTTCAACTTTCCGAGGAGAACAGTGGACTGCATGTGCAGAATCAAAAACTGGCTGAAGAAGCTTCTTATGCGAAGGAACTGGcttctgctgctgctgttgagCTGAAGAATTTGGCTGGTGAAGTGACCAAGATCTCCTTACAGAATGCCAAACTTGAAAAAGAATTGTTGGCTGCTCGAGAGTCGATGCATTCTAGAGGTGCTGCTATGCAAACAGTTAATGGTGTTAACCGAAAGTATAGTGATGGTATGAAAGCTGGAAGGAAAGGCCGTCTCTCTGGAAGATCAACTGAAATTTCAGGAGTTGTCTCTGATGACTTTGATTCATGGAATCTTGATCCTGATGATTTAAAGTTGGAACTTCAGGCAAGGAAACAAAGGGAGGCTGCTCTTGAAGCTGCCTTAGCTGAAAAGGAATTTTTAGAAGATGAATATCGGAAAAAGGTTGAAGAGTCCAAGAGACGAGAAGAAGCattggaaaatgatttggCAAACATGTGGGTGCTTGTTGCTAAGTTGAAAAAGGAAGTGGGTTCTGTCCCCGAGTTAAGCACTGTTGAGAGACAAAGAAATGGAGAAGATTGTGTATGTGATCCAAAAGCTAATGAAACTGATTGTAATACCGTCCTGAAAGATAGACATTTTTTGGAAGTGTCAAAACCAGCTGATGAGAATTCAGTTGAGCGACAAGTTTTGGATGTGCCTAAACCAGCTGATGAAACTCCCAAGGAAGAACCACTTGTAGCTCGCCTAAAG GCACGAATGCAAGAGATGAAGGAAAAGGAGCAAAAATACCAGGGAAATGGAGATCCCAACTCCCATATGTGTAAAGTTTGTTTTGAATCACCAACAGCTGCAATTCTTCTACCTTGCCGGCATTTTTGTT TGTGTAAATCTTGTTCGCTTGCTTGTTCAGAGTGTCCAATTTGTCGTACAAAGATTTCAGATAGGCTTTTTGCATTCACTTGA
- the LOC102617520 gene encoding kinesin-like protein KIN-7D, mitochondrial isoform X1, translating into MASSSRARSSSPFSYRKPVTPYSSTSSTSSSFMNNRLMPRSCSTSASSYFNSGNGLGSRSMTPSRSCSDSMYNSPRGYSARAAPPVIFPSEELMAEPLDAPQRSGDSISVTIRFRPLSEREFQRGDEIAWYADGDKIVRNEYNPATAYAFDRVFGPHANSQEVYDVAARPVVKAAMEGVNGTVFAYGVTSSGKTHTMHGDHNSPGIIPLAIKDVFSIIQDTPGREFLLRVSYLEIYNEVINDLLDPTGQNLRVREDAQGTYVEGIKEEVVLSPGHALSFIAAGEEHRHVGSNNFNLLSSRSHTIFTLMIESSDHGDEYDGVIFSQLNLIDLAGSESSKTETTGLRRKEGSYINKSLLTLGTVIGKLSEGKASHVPYRDSKLTRLLQSSLSGHGHVSLICTVTPASSSMEETHNTLKFASRAKRVEIYASRNKIIDEKSLIKKYQREISSLKEELDQLKRGILVGVSHEELMTLRQKLEEGQVKMQSRLEEEEEAKAALMSRIQRLTKLILVSTKNTIPGLSDVPNHQRSHSVGEDDLDLLREGSLLLDGENQKDSTSSASGLASDLPSDFKHRRSSSKWNEEFSPTSSTVTESTQAGELISGSKHPIGGMTSDQMDLLVEQVKMLAGEIAFSSSNLKRLVDQSVNDPDGSKVQIQNLEREIQEKRRQMRILEQRIIENGEASMANASMVDMQQTVTRLMSQCNEKAFELEIKSADNRILQEQLQNKCSENKKLQEKVNLLEQQLACQNGDKSAGSSGQGTSDEYVDELRKKVQSQETENEKLKLEHVQLSEENSGLHVQNQKLAEEASYAKELASAAAVELKNLAGEVTKISLQNAKLEKELLAARESMHSRGAAMQTVNGVNRKYSDGMKAGRKGRLSGRSTEISGVVSDDFDSWNLDPDDLKLELQARKQREAALEAALAEKEFLEDEYRKKVEESKRREEALENDLANMWVLVAKLKKEVGSVPELSTVERQRNGEDCVCDPKANETDCNTVLKDRHFLEVSKPADENSVERQVLDVPKPADETPKEEPLVARLKARMQEMKEKEQKYQGNGDPNSHMCKVCFESPTAAILLPCRHFCLCKSCSLACSECPICRTKISDRLFAFT; encoded by the exons ATGGCGTCCTCGTCGAGAGCTCGTAGCAGTTCACCGTTCTCGTACCGGAAGCCGGTGACCCCGTATTCGTCAACGTCGTCGACTTCTTCTTCGTTCATGAACAATCGACTTATGCCGCGCTCGTGCTCTACCTCGGCTTCCTCGTACTTCAACTCTGGGAACGGACTCGGTTCCCGATCCATGACGCCAAGTCGGTCTTGCTCCGACTCAATGTACAACAGTCCCCGCGGTTATAGCGCACGCGCAGCACCGCCGGTCATTTTTCCGTCCGAGGAGTTGATGGCCGAGCCGTTAGATGCACCACAAAGGTCCGGCGATAGCATCTCCGTCACTATTCGGTTCCGGCCATTGAG tgagAGGGAGTTTCAAAGAGGAGATGAGATCGCGTGGTACGCAGATGGAGATAAGATTGTGAGAAACGAGTATAATCCAGCTACTGCTTACGCATttg ATAGAGTGTTTGGACCGCATGCAAATTCACAAGAGGTGTATGATGTAGCTGCTAGGCCTGTAGTAAAGGCTGCAATGGAAGGTGTCAATG GGACTGTTTTTGCCTATGGTGTTACGAGTAGTGGGAAGACACACACTATGCAT GGAGATCACAATTCTCCTGGAATTATACCATTGGCTATAAAGGATGTGTTCAGCATTATCCAAGAT ACTCCAGGAAGAGAGTTCTTACTCCGTGTGTCATATCTTGAAATCTACAATGAG GTGATAAATGACTTGCTTGATCCAACAGGTCAAAATTTGCGCGTTAGAGAAGATGCTCAG GGCACTTATGTTGAGGGTATAAAAGAAGAAGTGGTATTGTCTCCTGGGCATGCACTTTCTTTTATTGCTGCTGGGGAAG AGCATCGTCATGTTggctcaaataattttaatctgTTGAGTAGCCGAAGTCATACCATTTTTACACTG ATGATTGAAAGTAGTGACCATGGTGATGAATATGATGGAGTCATCTTCTCTCAACTT AATTTGATCGATCTTGCTGGATCAGAGAGTTCAAAAACTGAGACTACTGGgttaagaagaaaagaaggatCTTACATAAACAAAAGTCTTCTAACTCTTGGAACA GTCATAGGAAAGTTGAGTGAAGGGAAGGCATCTCATGTTCCCTATCGAGATTCCAAGCTTACTCGTCTTTTGCAATCTTCACTGAGTGGGCATGGACATGTTTCG CTTATATGTACAGTTACTCCTGCATCTAGTAGTATGGAAGAAACTCATAATACACTGAAGTTTGCGAGCAGGGCTAAGCGAGTGGAAATATATGCCTCAAGGAATAAG ATTATTGATGAGAAATCACTGATTAAGAAGTATCAAAGAGAAATTTCAAGCCTCAAAGAAGAACTTGATCAACTGAAGAGGGGCATCCTTGTTGGTGTTAGTCATGAGGAGCTTATGACCTTAAGACAAaag TTAGAAGAAGGTCAAGTGAAAATGCAATCACGGTTGGAGGAGGAAGAGGAAGCCAAAGCTGCTCTTATGAGCAGAATCCAAAGGCTAACAAAGCTCATACTTGTTTCTACCAAGAATACTATTCCTGGATTAAGTGATGTGCCTAATCACCAAAGGAGTCATTCTGTTGGTGAGGATGAT TTGGATTTATTGCGGGAGGGTTCTTTGCTTTTAGATGGTGAGAATCAGAAGGACTCTACATCTTCTGCTTCAGGTCTTGCTTCAGATCTGCCTTCTGATTTTAAACACAGAAGATCCTCCAGCAAATGGAATGAAGAATTCTCACCCACGAGCAGTACGGTTACTGAATCAACTCAAGCGGGTGAACTTATTAGTGGTTCCAAACATCCGATA GGTGGGATGACATCTGATCAAATGGACCTTCTTGTCGAGCAAGTTAAAATGCTTGCTGGAGAGATAGCATTCAGTAGCAGTAACCTGAAACGCCTGGTAGATCAGTCAGTAAATGATCCTGATGGCTCAAAAGTTCAA ATTCAGAATTTGGAACGAGAGATCCAAGAAAAGCGGAGGCAAATGAGGATTCTAGAACAACGCATTATTGAGAATGGAGAGGCGTCTATGGCTAATGCATCGATGGTTGATATGCAGCAG ACAGTTACTAGGCTGATGAGCCAATGCAATGAAAAGGCTTTTGAGTTGGAG ATAAAATCAGCTGATAACCGTATTCTTCAAGAACAACTGCAGAACAAG TGTTCTGAGAACAAGAAATTGCAAGAAAAGGTGAATCTACTGGAGCAGCAGTTGGCTTGTCAAAATGGCGATAAATCAGCAGGTTCTTCTGGACAGGGTACCTCTGACGAATATGTTGATGaattgagaaagaaagttCAATCACAG GAGACGGAGAATGAAAAACTGAAACTTGAACATGTTCAACTTTCCGAGGAGAACAGTGGACTGCATGTGCAGAATCAAAAACTGGCTGAAGAAGCTTCTTATGCGAAGGAACTGGcttctgctgctgctgttgagCTGAAGAATTTGGCTGGTGAAGTGACCAAGATCTCCTTACAGAATGCCAAACTTGAAAAAGAATTGTTGGCTGCTCGAGAGTCGATGCATTCTAGAGGTGCTGCTATGCAAACAGTTAATGGTGTTAACCGAAAGTATAGTGATGGTATGAAAGCTGGAAGGAAAGGCCGTCTCTCTGGAAGATCAACTGAAATTTCAGGAGTTGTCTCTGATGACTTTGATTCATGGAATCTTGATCCTGATGATTTAAAGTTGGAACTTCAGGCAAGGAAACAAAGGGAGGCTGCTCTTGAAGCTGCCTTAGCTGAAAAGGAATTTTTAGAAGATGAATATCGGAAAAAGGTTGAAGAGTCCAAGAGACGAGAAGAAGCattggaaaatgatttggCAAACATGTGGGTGCTTGTTGCTAAGTTGAAAAAGGAAGTGGGTTCTGTCCCCGAGTTAAGCACTGTTGAGAGACAAAGAAATGGAGAAGATTGTGTATGTGATCCAAAAGCTAATGAAACTGATTGTAATACCGTCCTGAAAGATAGACATTTTTTGGAAGTGTCAAAACCAGCTGATGAGAATTCAGTTGAGCGACAAGTTTTGGATGTGCCTAAACCAGCTGATGAAACTCCCAAGGAAGAACCACTTGTAGCTCGCCTAAAG GCACGAATGCAAGAGATGAAGGAAAAGGAGCAAAAATACCAGGGAAATGGAGATCCCAACTCCCATATGTGTAAAGTTTGTTTTGAATCACCAACAGCTGCAATTCTTCTACCTTGCCGGCATTTTTGTT TGTGTAAATCTTGTTCGCTTGCTTGTTCAGAGTGTCCAATTTGTCGTACAAAGATTTCAGATAGGCTTTTTGCATTCACTTGA
- the LOC102617017 gene encoding D-ribulose kinase isoform X1 — translation MLASISARSLTISSLFLSSSSPKYGRCKSRNLMSETESWNKTKARSMSLKVSNSSSKDDVQVGERLYLGMDFGTSGARFAIINKDGTILSEGKKEYPKFTTEESIDWLRSWKVTLFSLLEAVPVNLRPLIASISIDGTSATTIIIDSNSGEPLWRPFLYNESCPDALPVVKSIAPANHTVCSGTSTLCKLVSWWNTEGENRESALLLHQADWLLWLLHGKLGLSDYNNALKVGYDPELESYPPWLLSQPYSQLLPSVQAPGTSIGYLKEGIRTEFGFPKDCVVCTGTTDSIAAFLAARATEPGKAVTSLGSTLAIKLLSTSRIEDARFGVYSHRLDDKWLVGGASNTGGAVLRQIFTDEQLEKLSEHIDPMEVSPLDYYPLQVVGERFPVADPKMVPRLHPRPKSDVEYLHGILESIARIEAEGYSLLKDMGATQVDEVFTAGGGAKNEKWSKIRERVLGLPVSRAIQIEAAYGAALLALKGAQAQHNEQ, via the exons ATGCTAGCGTCAATCTCAGCCCGTTCTCTTACTATCTCTTCTCTGTTTCTCTCCTCATCATCACCAAAATATG GGCGTTGTAAGTCAAGAAACTTAATGTCAGAAACTGAGTCttggaacaaaacaaaagcaagAAGCATGAGTTTGAAGGTGAGCAATAGTAGTAGTAAAGATGATGTGCAGGTGGGTGAGCGGCTGTATCTTGGAATGGACTTTGGTACTTCTGGAGCAAGgtttgctattattaataaagatGGGACAATTCTTTCCGAAGGAAAGAAAGAGTATCCAAAATTTACG ACTGAAGAAAGTATAGATTGGTTACGCTCTTGGAAGGTCACACTTTTCTCGTTGCTCGAAGCTGTTCCTGTTAATCTCCGGCCACTTATAGCTTCCATTTCTATTGATGGCACTTCTGCGACTACTATAATAATAGATAG CAATTCAGGAGAACCGTTATGGAGACCTTTCCTTTACAATGAGAGTTGTCCTGATGCTTTACCAGTGGTAAAGTCTATTGCTCCTGCGAACCACACAGTTTGCTCTGGTACCTCTACCCTTTGCAAGCTTGTCTCATGGTGGAACACTGAGGGTGAAAACAGAGAATCGGCACTATTGTTGCATCAGGCAGATTGGTTGTTGTGGCTTCTTCATGGAAAGCTTGGCTTGTCTGATTACAATAATGCACTGAAA GTTGGTTATGATCCTGAACTTGAATCATATCCACCTTGGCTACTCTCTCAGCCTTATTCACAACTCTTACCTTCTGTCCAAGCTCCTGGAACTTCAATTGGCTATTTAAAAGAGGGCATCAGAACTGAATTTG GTTTTCCAAAAGATTGTGTTGTATGCACTGGAACCACTGATAGTATTGCTGCATTTCTTGCGGCTCGTGCAACAGAACCTGGGAAAGCT GTTACTTCACTAGGTTCAACTCTCGCTATTAAGTTATTGAGCACCAGTCGGATTGAGGATGCAAGATTTGGGGTGTATAGTCATCGCCTTGATGATAAGTGGCTTGTTGGAGGTGCTTCAAACACCGGCGGAGCAGTTCTTAGACAAATTTTTACTGATGAGCAGTTGGAGAAATTAAGTGAACATATTGATCCCATGGAGGTCTCTCCTCTAGATTACTATCCCTTGCAAGTAGTTGGTGAGAGATTTCCTGTGGCAGATCCAAAGATGGTTCCCAg GTTACATCCTCGCCCGAAAAGTGATGTTGAGTATTTGCATGGCATTTTGGAGTCCATTGCACGGATAGAG GCAGAGGGATACAGCTTGTTGAAGGATATGGGGGCAACACAAGTTGATGAAGTGTTCACAGCAGGAGGTGGTGCAAAGAATGAGAAATGGAGCAAGATACGAGAAAGAGTGCTGGGTTTGCCCGTGAGTCGAGCAATTCAAATTGAGGCTGCATATGGGGCTGCCTTACTAGCATTGAAAGGCGCACAAGCACAACACAACGAACAATGA
- the LOC102617017 gene encoding D-ribulose kinase isoform X2, whose amino-acid sequence MMCRWVSGCILEWTLVLLEQGLLLLIKMGQFFPKERKSIQNLRKTEESIDWLRSWKVTLFSLLEAVPVNLRPLIASISIDGTSATTIIIDSNSGEPLWRPFLYNESCPDALPVVKSIAPANHTVCSGTSTLCKLVSWWNTEGENRESALLLHQADWLLWLLHGKLGLSDYNNALKVGYDPELESYPPWLLSQPYSQLLPSVQAPGTSIGYLKEGIRTEFGFPKDCVVCTGTTDSIAAFLAARATEPGKAVTSLGSTLAIKLLSTSRIEDARFGVYSHRLDDKWLVGGASNTGGAVLRQIFTDEQLEKLSEHIDPMEVSPLDYYPLQVVGERFPVADPKMVPRLHPRPKSDVEYLHGILESIARIEAEGYSLLKDMGATQVDEVFTAGGGAKNEKWSKIRERVLGLPVSRAIQIEAAYGAALLALKGAQAQHNEQ is encoded by the exons ATGATGTGCAGGTGGGTGAGCGGCTGTATCTTGGAATGGACTTTGGTACTTCTGGAGCAAGgtttgctattattaataaagatGGGACAATTCTTTCCGAAGGAAAGAAAGAGTATCCAAAATTTACG TAAGACTGAAGAAAGTATAGATTGGTTACGCTCTTGGAAGGTCACACTTTTCTCGTTGCTCGAAGCTGTTCCTGTTAATCTCCGGCCACTTATAGCTTCCATTTCTATTGATGGCACTTCTGCGACTACTATAATAATAGATAG CAATTCAGGAGAACCGTTATGGAGACCTTTCCTTTACAATGAGAGTTGTCCTGATGCTTTACCAGTGGTAAAGTCTATTGCTCCTGCGAACCACACAGTTTGCTCTGGTACCTCTACCCTTTGCAAGCTTGTCTCATGGTGGAACACTGAGGGTGAAAACAGAGAATCGGCACTATTGTTGCATCAGGCAGATTGGTTGTTGTGGCTTCTTCATGGAAAGCTTGGCTTGTCTGATTACAATAATGCACTGAAA GTTGGTTATGATCCTGAACTTGAATCATATCCACCTTGGCTACTCTCTCAGCCTTATTCACAACTCTTACCTTCTGTCCAAGCTCCTGGAACTTCAATTGGCTATTTAAAAGAGGGCATCAGAACTGAATTTG GTTTTCCAAAAGATTGTGTTGTATGCACTGGAACCACTGATAGTATTGCTGCATTTCTTGCGGCTCGTGCAACAGAACCTGGGAAAGCT GTTACTTCACTAGGTTCAACTCTCGCTATTAAGTTATTGAGCACCAGTCGGATTGAGGATGCAAGATTTGGGGTGTATAGTCATCGCCTTGATGATAAGTGGCTTGTTGGAGGTGCTTCAAACACCGGCGGAGCAGTTCTTAGACAAATTTTTACTGATGAGCAGTTGGAGAAATTAAGTGAACATATTGATCCCATGGAGGTCTCTCCTCTAGATTACTATCCCTTGCAAGTAGTTGGTGAGAGATTTCCTGTGGCAGATCCAAAGATGGTTCCCAg GTTACATCCTCGCCCGAAAAGTGATGTTGAGTATTTGCATGGCATTTTGGAGTCCATTGCACGGATAGAG GCAGAGGGATACAGCTTGTTGAAGGATATGGGGGCAACACAAGTTGATGAAGTGTTCACAGCAGGAGGTGGTGCAAAGAATGAGAAATGGAGCAAGATACGAGAAAGAGTGCTGGGTTTGCCCGTGAGTCGAGCAATTCAAATTGAGGCTGCATATGGGGCTGCCTTACTAGCATTGAAAGGCGCACAAGCACAACACAACGAACAATGA